A genomic window from Cytobacillus suaedae includes:
- the yhbH gene encoding sporulation protein YhbH yields the protein MSNGNEKNFAISREDWSLHRKGHDDQKRHQEKVQEAIKSNLPDLITEENIIMSNGRDVVKIPIRSLDEYKIRYNYDKNKHVGQGDGDSQVGDVVARDGSNEGQKGQGPGKGQGAGDQAGEDYYEAEVSLMELEEALFKELELPNLQQKERDENVVEDIKFNDIRRTGLMGNIDKKRTMLSAYKRNAMSGQAKFHPIYPEDLKFKTWNEVVKPDSKAVVLAMMDTSGSMGIWEKYMARSFFFWMTRFLRTKYETVEIEFIAHHTEAKVVSEEDFFSKGESGGTICSSAYRKALELIDGKYHPSRYNIYPFHFSDGDNLTSDNARCVKLVSEIMKVSNMFGYGEVNQYNRHSTLMSAYKNINDEKFRYYILKQKADVFHAMKSFFNKEENKQYA from the coding sequence ATGTCAAACGGAAACGAAAAGAACTTTGCGATTTCACGGGAAGATTGGTCCCTCCACCGGAAAGGCCATGATGATCAAAAGAGACATCAAGAAAAGGTCCAGGAAGCCATTAAAAGTAATTTGCCTGATTTAATTACAGAAGAAAATATTATTATGTCAAATGGGCGAGATGTCGTAAAGATTCCAATAAGGTCTTTAGATGAGTATAAGATTCGATATAACTATGACAAAAATAAACATGTTGGCCAAGGGGATGGAGACAGCCAAGTTGGTGACGTAGTTGCCAGAGATGGTTCAAATGAAGGTCAAAAAGGTCAAGGTCCAGGTAAAGGTCAAGGAGCAGGTGACCAGGCTGGAGAAGATTATTACGAAGCGGAAGTATCCTTAATGGAACTAGAGGAAGCTTTATTTAAAGAGCTTGAGCTTCCGAATCTACAGCAAAAAGAGCGTGATGAAAATGTAGTGGAGGATATCAAGTTCAATGATATCCGCAGAACTGGATTAATGGGCAATATTGATAAAAAGAGAACGATGCTTTCAGCTTATAAACGAAATGCAATGAGTGGTCAGGCGAAATTTCATCCAATTTACCCTGAAGATTTAAAGTTTAAGACGTGGAATGAAGTAGTTAAACCAGATTCAAAAGCGGTTGTCCTTGCGATGATGGATACGAGTGGATCGATGGGTATTTGGGAGAAATATATGGCACGAAGCTTTTTCTTCTGGATGACTCGTTTCTTAAGAACAAAGTATGAAACAGTTGAGATTGAATTTATCGCACACCATACAGAAGCAAAGGTAGTGAGCGAGGAGGATTTCTTCTCTAAAGGGGAAAGTGGCGGAACGATTTGTTCATCCGCATACCGAAAAGCACTTGAGTTAATAGATGGTAAATACCATCCATCAAGATATAATATTTATCCTTTCCACTTCTCAGACGGAGATAACTTAACTTCAGATAATGCTCGTTGTGTGAAGCTAGTTTCCGAGATTATGAAGGTTTCAAATATGTTTGGCTATGGTGAAGTAAATCAATACAACAGACACTCGACCCTAATGTCCGCGTATAAAAATATCAATGACGAGAAATTCCGCTATTACATCCTCAAGCAAAAAGCCGATGTATTCCATGCGATGAAGAGCTTCTTTAATAAAGAAGAGAATAAGCAGTATGCTTAG
- a CDS encoding S9 family peptidase — MTKRPITAEDLCKFKFVGDPQVSPGKDKAAYVLTHVDKEKDGYYSFIYVTDLNGPGRQFTSHVSKDKLVKDVAPTWSPDGKTLAFRSNRTGKNQVYLLHTDGGEAVQLTDVKQGVGSFSWSPDGKQLALVINGELKLTTDKEEDKEEKSDVKVITRLRYKGDGVGIFNDDRRHVYLFDIESKSYTKVTEGDHDFGQPTFSPDGKNLFYVGTKAEDKEWGYLPALWKYDLTTKEETLFYEGNGYINSPSFSPDGKWLAFAGHTRGERSQGNANVLVLDTETGNLQNLTESFDYTVGNLVGVDAKYDTAELRLIWDATSSHIYFSATVGGDCQLFRVNLQGEVSGALSTSNGSVTSYDIVNDEKAILTLATPHSTGDLVLQDLNQVDQTEVLTAFNEELYNEVHLSTPENFTYKSTDGWDVEGWVMKPFGFEEGKKYPMILQIHGGPATAYGNGLHHEMQLMASKGYVVLYTNPRGSHGYGHDFVNAVIGDYGGMDYEDIMAGVDHTLANVDYIDESQLFVTGGSYGGYMTNVIVTRTDRFKAAVTQRSICNWHSFYGTSDIGFFFTEWQHGHADLWDDVERLLKISPLTHARNVKTPTLILHSEQDLRCPMEQAEQWYIALKRLGVETNFVRFPDENHDLSRSGKPNHRLERLNHLIGWFDDRRS, encoded by the coding sequence ATGACAAAACGTCCAATCACAGCAGAAGATTTATGTAAATTTAAGTTTGTAGGAGATCCTCAGGTTTCTCCAGGCAAGGATAAGGCAGCTTACGTGTTAACACATGTAGATAAAGAGAAGGATGGTTACTATTCCTTTATTTATGTAACAGACTTAAATGGTCCGGGAAGACAGTTCACATCTCATGTTTCAAAGGACAAATTAGTAAAGGATGTTGCTCCTACTTGGTCACCTGATGGCAAAACACTTGCGTTCCGTTCAAACCGAACTGGTAAAAATCAAGTTTATCTATTACATACTGACGGTGGAGAAGCCGTGCAACTTACAGATGTGAAGCAAGGAGTTGGTAGTTTTAGCTGGTCACCAGATGGCAAGCAACTAGCTCTTGTGATAAATGGTGAGTTAAAGCTTACTACTGACAAAGAGGAAGATAAAGAAGAAAAAAGCGATGTAAAAGTGATTACTAGACTTCGTTATAAAGGTGACGGAGTTGGTATCTTCAATGATGATCGTAGACACGTCTATTTATTTGATATTGAAAGCAAGTCTTATACAAAAGTTACAGAGGGTGATCATGATTTCGGTCAGCCAACGTTTTCACCTGATGGAAAGAACTTATTTTATGTTGGGACAAAGGCTGAAGATAAGGAATGGGGCTATCTGCCAGCTCTTTGGAAATATGACCTAACAACAAAAGAAGAAACATTATTCTATGAAGGAAATGGCTACATTAATTCCCCTTCATTCTCTCCAGATGGCAAATGGCTCGCTTTTGCAGGTCATACCCGTGGAGAAAGAAGTCAAGGAAATGCAAATGTCCTAGTTTTAGATACTGAAACTGGTAATCTACAAAACTTAACAGAGAGCTTTGACTACACAGTTGGCAACCTTGTTGGGGTAGATGCGAAGTATGATACTGCAGAACTTCGACTCATTTGGGATGCTACAAGTTCACATATTTATTTTAGTGCTACAGTAGGTGGAGATTGTCAGTTATTTAGAGTAAATCTTCAAGGGGAAGTTTCTGGGGCGCTATCAACATCTAATGGTTCCGTTACTTCATATGATATTGTAAATGATGAAAAAGCAATTCTAACTCTAGCAACTCCACATTCAACTGGAGATTTAGTTTTACAAGACTTAAACCAAGTAGATCAAACAGAGGTACTAACAGCATTTAACGAAGAATTATACAATGAAGTACACTTAAGCACGCCAGAGAATTTTACCTATAAAAGCACTGATGGCTGGGACGTTGAAGGCTGGGTAATGAAACCATTTGGATTTGAAGAAGGTAAAAAATATCCTATGATTCTTCAAATTCATGGTGGACCAGCTACAGCTTATGGAAATGGACTTCATCATGAAATGCAATTAATGGCGTCTAAAGGCTATGTTGTTCTTTATACAAATCCAAGAGGTAGTCATGGTTACGGGCATGATTTCGTAAATGCTGTAATCGGTGATTACGGTGGAATGGATTACGAAGATATTATGGCTGGAGTTGACCACACGCTGGCAAACGTTGATTATATTGATGAAAGTCAATTGTTTGTAACAGGTGGTAGCTATGGTGGGTACATGACGAACGTGATTGTTACTCGTACCGATCGATTCAAAGCTGCGGTTACACAACGTAGTATTTGTAACTGGCATAGCTTCTATGGAACAAGTGACATCGGCTTCTTCTTTACGGAGTGGCAGCACGGACACGCTGATTTATGGGATGATGTAGAAAGATTACTGAAGATATCTCCATTAACTCATGCTCGCAATGTAAAAACACCTACTTTAATTTTACACAGTGAGCAGGATTTACGTTGTCCAATGGAGCAAGCAGAGCAATGGTATATTGCACTTAAGCGTTTAGGTGTAGAAACCAATTTTGTACGCTTCCCAGATGAAAACCATGATCTTTCACGTTCAGGAAAACCTAATCATCGCTTAGAGCGTCTTAACCATTTGATTGGTTGGTTTGATGACCGTCGTTCTTAA
- a CDS encoding amino acid permease, with protein MKNNMLKRNLSSWHGYALMIGGMIGSGIFVVTGQAGAQAGPSVPLGYIVLLPVLLSSALAYLVFLSTPLGNSPGGAYTHISRTFNNNFVGFIFMWFQFIALLGVMAVISISFGDYLAQMLQVNNPLLLASILLIFFYLINIVDVKWFGKLQLWMTIILLFSIAILVIPGLFFIDHSNFQPLMPYGINGFIAILPSLFFAYFGFEQLAQAGGELKDSQKTMPKTMFRGTVITMVLYVLISYVAFGVLPHQQLASSSSAMLDVSKVYLPSIGIWVVNIGILMAFATTLNSLIMVVSRIIYSFAEDGVIPSQLSKVHPKFGTPIIALSLNTIIVLVFLWTHTMDFALSIALQGMFLMYIGHSISMIALPFIRPSLYESALFKPSKMLLVICGLFSVTVLLIFSFKMILSVWSTILIWSIVGIGLFGLGKMQSKFKVDSPKLNF; from the coding sequence ATGAAGAATAATATGCTTAAAAGGAATTTAAGTTCTTGGCATGGGTATGCCTTAATGATTGGCGGAATGATTGGTTCTGGAATCTTTGTGGTGACAGGACAAGCTGGGGCGCAAGCGGGGCCATCTGTACCATTAGGGTATATTGTATTGTTACCGGTTCTGTTATCTTCGGCTCTTGCATATCTTGTTTTCTTAAGCACACCACTTGGTAACAGCCCAGGTGGAGCCTATACTCATATCAGCCGTACGTTTAACAACAACTTTGTAGGATTCATTTTTATGTGGTTTCAGTTTATCGCCTTATTAGGGGTAATGGCCGTTATCTCCATCTCTTTTGGTGACTATTTGGCTCAGATGTTACAAGTGAACAACCCTTTACTATTGGCGTCAATTTTATTGATATTCTTCTATTTAATTAATATTGTAGATGTTAAGTGGTTTGGAAAGTTACAGCTATGGATGACTATCATACTATTATTTTCAATAGCTATTCTTGTAATACCAGGCTTATTTTTTATTGATCATAGCAACTTTCAACCACTTATGCCTTATGGTATTAATGGATTTATTGCCATTTTACCAAGCTTGTTTTTTGCATACTTTGGATTTGAACAATTAGCGCAAGCTGGTGGAGAATTAAAAGACTCTCAAAAAACGATGCCAAAGACGATGTTTAGAGGGACAGTTATCACGATGGTGCTATATGTTTTAATCTCTTATGTAGCTTTTGGTGTGCTTCCACATCAACAATTGGCAAGTTCATCTAGTGCTATGCTTGACGTGTCAAAAGTGTATCTTCCAAGTATCGGAATATGGGTCGTGAATATTGGGATTTTAATGGCTTTTGCAACAACATTAAATTCTCTAATCATGGTAGTATCTCGTATCATATATAGCTTTGCAGAAGATGGGGTTATTCCTTCACAGTTATCAAAGGTTCATCCAAAGTTTGGTACACCGATTATTGCGCTTTCGCTAAATACCATAATTGTTCTGGTTTTCTTATGGACACATACAATGGACTTTGCATTAAGCATTGCTTTACAAGGCATGTTCCTTATGTATATTGGTCATTCCATTTCCATGATTGCGCTACCGTTTATTAGACCTTCCTTATACGAAAGTGCTTTATTTAAACCGTCCAAAATGTTATTAGTGATTTGTGGCTTGTTTTCTGTTACGGTATTACTCATTTTTAGCTTTAAAATGATCTTATCTGTGTGGAGTACAATTCTAATCTGGAGTATTGTTGGGATTGGCTTGTTTGGATTAGGAAAAATGCAGTCAAAATTTAAAGTAGACTCACCCAAGTTAAACTTTTAA
- a CDS encoding PrkA family serine protein kinase, with amino-acid sequence MDILKKIEQFREDEQRLKWEGTFADYLEIIKERPIVAQSAHSRVYNMVKDAGIEEINGQRKYKFFDHQLFGLEEALERLVEEYFHPAAKRLDVRKRILLLMGPVSGGKSTLVTMLKRGLEAYSHTERGAVYAIKGCPMHEDPLHLIPHHLRQDFYNEYGIRIEGNLSPLNMMRLEKEYGGRIEDVRVERIFLSEDKRTGIGTFSPSDPKSQDIADLTGSIDFSTIAEFGSESDPRAYRFDGELNKANRGMMEFQEMLKCDEKFLWHLLSLTQEGNFKAGRFALISADELIVAHTNETEYRSFISNKKNEALHSRIIVMPVPYNLKVSQEERIYQKMIGESDVSDVHIAPHTLRVAAMFTILTRLKPSKKGDIDLVKKMRLYDGESVEGFNSIDVGELQKEYADEGMSGIDPRYVINRISSTIIRKEVPSLNALDVLRSLKEGLEHHPSISNEDRERYLNFISVARKEYDDIAKKEVQKAFVYSYEESAKTLMDNYLDNVEAYCNKNKLRDPLTGEEMNPDEKLMRSIEEQIGISENAKKAFREEILIRISAYARKGKRFDYNSHERLREAIQKKLFADLKDVVKITTSSKTPDEQQLKKVNEVVARLIDEHGYNSTSANELLRYVGSLLNR; translated from the coding sequence ATGGATATTTTAAAGAAAATTGAACAGTTCCGTGAAGATGAACAACGTTTAAAGTGGGAAGGTACCTTCGCTGATTACTTAGAGATCATTAAAGAAAGGCCAATTGTGGCACAATCAGCTCACTCAAGAGTTTACAATATGGTTAAGGATGCAGGAATTGAAGAGATAAATGGCCAACGGAAGTATAAGTTTTTTGACCATCAGCTATTTGGGTTAGAAGAAGCGTTGGAAAGACTTGTAGAAGAATATTTTCATCCAGCAGCGAAAAGATTAGATGTTAGAAAACGTATTTTGTTATTAATGGGACCTGTAAGTGGTGGTAAATCAACATTAGTAACTATGTTGAAAAGAGGGCTAGAGGCTTACTCTCATACTGAACGAGGAGCTGTTTATGCAATTAAAGGCTGTCCGATGCATGAGGATCCACTTCACTTAATCCCACATCACTTAAGACAAGATTTTTACAACGAATATGGAATCCGTATTGAAGGAAATCTTTCACCATTAAACATGATGCGCCTTGAAAAAGAATATGGTGGAAGAATTGAAGATGTAAGAGTTGAACGCATTTTCTTATCTGAGGATAAGCGTACTGGTATTGGAACATTCAGTCCATCTGATCCTAAGTCACAGGACATTGCAGATTTAACAGGAAGTATCGATTTCTCTACAATTGCAGAGTTCGGATCAGAATCTGATCCAAGAGCGTATCGATTTGATGGGGAATTAAACAAGGCAAACCGTGGGATGATGGAGTTTCAGGAAATGCTTAAATGTGATGAGAAGTTCTTATGGCACTTATTATCTCTAACACAAGAAGGGAACTTTAAAGCAGGGCGATTCGCATTAATCTCAGCTGATGAGTTAATCGTTGCTCATACCAATGAAACAGAGTATCGTTCCTTTATTTCAAATAAAAAGAATGAAGCATTGCACTCGCGTATTATTGTAATGCCAGTTCCTTATAACTTAAAAGTAAGTCAGGAAGAGCGAATCTATCAAAAAATGATAGGTGAAAGTGATGTTAGTGATGTTCATATTGCACCACACACTCTAAGAGTAGCAGCGATGTTTACGATTCTAACTCGCTTAAAGCCATCTAAAAAAGGCGATATTGACCTTGTTAAAAAGATGAGATTGTACGATGGCGAAAGTGTTGAAGGCTTTAACTCAATAGATGTAGGGGAACTTCAAAAGGAATACGCCGATGAGGGAATGAGTGGAATTGACCCGCGTTACGTTATTAATCGAATTTCTTCTACCATTATTAGAAAAGAAGTTCCATCTCTTAATGCACTAGATGTATTAAGGTCGTTAAAAGAAGGGCTCGAACATCATCCTTCCATTTCAAACGAAGATCGTGAGCGCTACTTAAACTTTATTTCAGTGGCTAGAAAAGAATATGACGATATTGCTAAGAAAGAAGTGCAGAAGGCTTTCGTTTATTCCTATGAGGAGTCTGCTAAGACACTGATGGATAACTATTTAGATAATGTTGAAGCGTATTGTAATAAGAATAAGCTGAGAGATCCATTAACTGGAGAAGAAATGAATCCAGATGAGAAGTTAATGCGTTCAATTGAGGAGCAGATCGGTATCTCTGAAAATGCGAAAAAAGCATTCCGTGAAGAAATCTTAATTCGTATTTCAGCTTATGCACGTAAAGGAAAGAGATTTGATTATAACTCTCATGAGCGTTTGAGAGAGGCGATTCAGAAGAAGCTATTCGCAGATCTCAAGGACGTTGTTAAGATTACGACTTCATCAAAAACACCTGACGAGCAGCAACTGAAGAAAGTAAATGAAGTTGTTGCTAGGTTAATTGATGAGCATGGCTATAACTCTACTTCTGCAAATGAACTGCTTCGCTATGTAGGAAGCTTATTAAATCGATAA